Proteins co-encoded in one Mycobacterium mantenii genomic window:
- a CDS encoding class I SAM-dependent RNA methyltransferase, with amino-acid sequence MTRESTRAGEQAAPPVGELTLTTGAPANGGSCVAHHEGRVVFVRYALPGERVRVRVTADRGSYWHAEVIEVIEPAVGRIASLCPIAGVDAAGCCDLAFAVPEVARTLKADVVANQLERLGGYAWSGEAEPLADSAPTGWRTRVRLDVGRDRRPGFHRYHSEELVTDLRCAQLPAGMLDGIAESEWPPAAQLHVAVDDDGARHVVRTLRQGRHTATKVVQGRYEAVQRVAGRSWQVPVTAFWQAHRDAAGVYSDLVADWAQLGTGMRAWDLYGGAGVFAAALGDAVGRSGRVLSVDTSRGSTRAARAALADLTQVRIVTDSVRRALAAERGRADVAVLDPPRAGAGREIIDLLAAADVPRVVHIGCEAASFARDIGIYLGHGYSVEKIKVFDAFPLTHHTECVALLTR; translated from the coding sequence TTGACCCGCGAGTCGACACGCGCAGGGGAACAGGCGGCACCCCCGGTCGGGGAGCTGACCCTGACCACCGGCGCCCCGGCCAACGGCGGCAGCTGCGTCGCGCATCACGAAGGCCGCGTGGTGTTCGTCCGGTACGCGCTGCCCGGCGAGCGGGTGCGGGTTCGGGTCACCGCGGATCGCGGATCCTATTGGCACGCAGAGGTTATCGAGGTCATCGAGCCGGCGGTCGGCCGTATCGCGTCGCTGTGCCCGATCGCCGGGGTGGACGCTGCCGGGTGTTGCGATCTGGCATTCGCCGTCCCGGAGGTGGCCCGCACGCTCAAGGCCGACGTGGTGGCCAATCAGCTGGAGCGCCTCGGCGGATATGCCTGGAGCGGGGAAGCCGAGCCGCTGGCGGATTCCGCGCCGACGGGATGGCGCACCCGCGTTCGGCTCGACGTGGGGCGCGACCGTCGCCCGGGCTTCCACCGGTACCACAGCGAGGAATTGGTGACCGACCTGCGGTGTGCCCAGCTGCCCGCCGGCATGCTCGACGGGATCGCCGAGAGCGAGTGGCCCCCGGCCGCGCAACTGCACGTGGCCGTCGACGACGACGGCGCGCGCCACGTGGTGCGCACCCTGCGGCAGGGCAGGCACACCGCGACCAAGGTGGTCCAGGGTCGCTATGAGGCGGTGCAGCGAGTGGCCGGGCGCAGCTGGCAGGTGCCGGTGACCGCCTTCTGGCAGGCGCACCGCGATGCGGCGGGCGTGTACAGCGATCTGGTCGCTGACTGGGCGCAGCTCGGCACCGGGATGCGCGCGTGGGATTTGTACGGTGGCGCAGGCGTTTTCGCCGCGGCGCTCGGCGATGCGGTGGGGCGGTCGGGGCGGGTACTCAGCGTCGACACCTCGCGCGGGTCGACCCGGGCCGCTCGGGCCGCCCTGGCCGATCTGACCCAGGTGCGGATCGTCACCGACTCGGTGCGGCGCGCGCTGGCGGCGGAACGAGGTCGCGCCGACGTCGCGGTGCTGGATCCGCCCCGGGCGGGGGCCGGGCGCGAGATCATCGACCTGCTGGCGGCCGCGGATGTCCCGCGGGTGGTGCACATCGGTTGTGAGGCAGCATCTTTCGCTCGCGACATCGGGATCTACCTCGGTCACGGATACTCCGTCGAGAAGATCAAAGTGTTCGACGCGTTCCCGCTGACCCATCACACCGAATGCGTCGCGCTGCTGACGCGTTAG
- a CDS encoding cation:proton antiporter domain-containing protein yields the protein MNETLRYALIVLFASGVGLVAVLANRLTERVKIPVPLLVLIGTAVAVHSVSAVQPPSEQTVERVITIALVLVLFDGGMHIGPSRFRAAAVPILSVGVVGTALTAAGAALVVHYVCGIDWFPAVLVATAVAPTDPAVVFSVLGKREIRGRSSTILEGESGANDPVGISLMSSLVAAGGLSAAGFASVGTQFVLQMAIGLAVGLIGGRALLVFMRRVALPSEGLYPLRTLACCLMLYGIATLAHGSGFLAVFVAGIVIGDARAPYKPEIKRFHAALAGLAEIVAFAVLGLTVDLTVLGHPDVWIPGLILAVALTVLIRPLGVGSCLMPVGLQRNERIFVLFAGLKGAVPILLGEFLRAAHVADAERLYGVVVIVVVFSVLVQGSSVPGVARLLHLPMRTVETQPWEIGVRLADEPEGVHRFSVAAGSAAERSTVEGLSDRVGDIWVSIVVRTTGLVPVRGDTELEAGDEVVILADPELHDALAELFGPAPAR from the coding sequence GTGAACGAGACCTTGCGCTACGCGCTGATCGTGTTGTTCGCCAGTGGCGTCGGCCTGGTTGCGGTGTTGGCGAACCGACTGACCGAGCGGGTCAAGATCCCGGTCCCCCTGCTCGTGCTGATCGGCACCGCCGTCGCGGTGCACTCCGTGTCCGCGGTGCAGCCACCGTCCGAGCAGACCGTGGAGCGGGTGATCACCATCGCGCTGGTGTTGGTGTTGTTCGACGGCGGCATGCACATCGGGCCGTCGCGCTTCCGCGCGGCGGCCGTCCCGATCCTGTCGGTGGGCGTCGTGGGCACCGCCCTGACCGCGGCAGGGGCAGCACTGGTGGTGCACTACGTGTGCGGGATCGACTGGTTTCCCGCGGTGCTCGTCGCCACGGCCGTCGCTCCCACCGATCCGGCCGTGGTCTTCTCCGTGCTGGGCAAACGCGAGATCAGGGGCCGCAGCAGCACCATCCTGGAGGGCGAGTCCGGTGCCAACGATCCGGTGGGCATCTCGCTGATGTCCAGCCTGGTCGCCGCCGGTGGCCTCAGCGCGGCCGGATTCGCCAGCGTGGGAACTCAATTCGTTTTGCAGATGGCGATCGGCCTGGCCGTCGGGTTGATCGGCGGTCGTGCCCTGCTCGTGTTCATGCGCCGAGTGGCGTTGCCGAGCGAAGGCCTCTACCCGCTGCGAACGCTGGCGTGCTGCCTGATGTTGTACGGCATTGCGACGCTCGCGCACGGCTCGGGATTTCTGGCCGTGTTCGTGGCCGGCATCGTGATCGGCGACGCCCGCGCGCCCTACAAGCCGGAGATCAAGCGATTCCACGCCGCCCTGGCCGGTCTGGCGGAAATCGTCGCGTTCGCCGTCCTGGGTCTGACCGTCGACCTCACCGTGCTCGGCCATCCCGATGTGTGGATTCCCGGGCTCATCCTCGCGGTGGCCCTGACGGTGCTGATTCGGCCGTTGGGCGTGGGCTCCTGCCTGATGCCCGTAGGGCTGCAGCGAAACGAACGCATCTTCGTGCTGTTCGCCGGGCTCAAGGGCGCGGTGCCGATCCTGCTGGGCGAGTTCCTGCGGGCCGCCCATGTCGCCGACGCCGAACGCCTGTACGGCGTCGTGGTCATCGTCGTCGTCTTCTCGGTGCTCGTGCAGGGCAGCTCGGTGCCCGGTGTCGCCAGGCTGCTGCACCTGCCGATGCGCACGGTGGAGACCCAGCCGTGGGAGATAGGTGTGCGGCTCGCCGACGAACCGGAGGGGGTCCACCGCTTCAGCGTCGCCGCCGGATCCGCGGCCGAGCGGTCCACGGTCGAAGGTCTCAGTGACCGGGTCGGTGACATCTGGGTGAGCATCGTGGTCCGCACCACCGGCCTGGTGCCGGTGCGGGGCGACACCGAACTCGAGGCCGGCGATGAGGTCGTCATCCTGGCGGATCCCGAGCTTCACGACGCCCTGGCCGAACTGTTCGGCCCGGCGCCGGCGCGGTGA
- the dxs gene encoding 1-deoxy-D-xylulose-5-phosphate synthase, producing the protein MLEQIRGPADLQHLSQRELRDLAAEIREFLIHKVAATGGHLGPNLGVVELTLALHRVFDSPHDPIIFDTGHQAYVHKMLTGRSHEFESLRKKGGLSGYPSRAESEHDWVESSHASASLSYADGLAKAFELSGHRNRHVVAVVGDGALTGGMCWEALNNIAASGRPIIIVVNDNGRSYAPTIGGVADHLATLRLQPAYEQALEKGRDALRSLPLVGKIAYRVMHSVKAGIKDSLSPQLLFTDLGLKYVGPVDGHDERAVEAALRHARGFGRPVIVHVVTRKGMGYAPAEDDEAEQMHSCGVIDPVTGQATKVAGPGWTATFSDALIGYARKRRDIVAITAAMPGPTGLTPFGQHFPDRLFDVGIAEQHAMTSAAGLAMGGMHPVVAIYSTFLNRAFDQIMMDVALHKLPVTMVLDRAGITGSDGASHNGMWDMSMLGIVPGMRVAAPRDAARLREELGEALGVDDGPTALRFPKGDVGEDIPAIERRGSGLSGVDVLAVPAGGCNHDVLLVGVGAFALMALAVARRLQDQGIGVTVIDPRWVLPVSESVLELAAQHKLVVTCEDNGVNGGVGSAVSAALRRAEIDVPCRDVGVPQRFYEHASRGELLSDLALTDQDVARRITGWVAALGSGVTEAEIREHLD; encoded by the coding sequence ATGCTGGAACAGATCCGCGGGCCCGCTGATCTGCAGCACCTTTCCCAACGTGAACTTCGCGACCTTGCCGCCGAGATCCGCGAGTTCCTGATACACAAGGTCGCTGCCACCGGGGGACACCTGGGGCCCAATCTGGGCGTGGTCGAGCTGACGCTCGCCCTGCACCGCGTGTTCGACTCGCCCCACGATCCGATCATCTTCGACACCGGCCACCAGGCCTACGTCCACAAGATGCTGACGGGCCGCTCCCACGAGTTCGAGAGCCTGCGCAAGAAGGGCGGGCTGTCCGGGTACCCGTCGCGCGCCGAGAGCGAGCACGACTGGGTCGAGTCCAGCCATGCCAGCGCTTCGTTGTCCTACGCCGACGGCCTGGCCAAAGCCTTCGAGCTGAGCGGGCACCGGAACCGGCACGTGGTCGCCGTGGTCGGCGACGGCGCGCTCACCGGCGGCATGTGCTGGGAGGCGCTGAACAACATCGCCGCGTCCGGCCGCCCGATCATCATCGTGGTCAACGACAACGGCCGCAGCTACGCCCCGACGATCGGCGGTGTCGCCGACCATCTGGCCACCCTGCGGCTGCAGCCGGCCTACGAGCAGGCCCTGGAGAAGGGCCGCGACGCGCTGCGCTCGCTGCCGCTGGTCGGCAAGATCGCCTACCGCGTCATGCACAGCGTCAAGGCCGGCATCAAGGACTCGCTGTCACCCCAGCTCCTGTTCACCGACCTGGGGCTGAAGTACGTGGGCCCCGTCGACGGTCACGACGAACGCGCGGTGGAGGCCGCGCTGCGGCACGCGCGCGGCTTCGGTCGCCCGGTGATCGTGCACGTGGTGACCCGCAAGGGGATGGGCTACGCCCCGGCCGAGGACGACGAAGCCGAGCAGATGCATTCCTGCGGCGTCATCGACCCGGTCACCGGCCAGGCCACCAAGGTCGCCGGGCCCGGCTGGACGGCGACGTTCTCCGACGCGCTCATCGGCTACGCCAGGAAGCGCCGCGACATCGTGGCCATCACGGCGGCCATGCCCGGCCCTACCGGACTGACCCCGTTCGGGCAGCACTTCCCGGACCGCCTGTTCGACGTCGGCATCGCCGAGCAGCACGCGATGACGTCGGCGGCCGGCCTGGCCATGGGCGGCATGCATCCGGTGGTGGCCATCTATTCGACGTTCCTCAACCGGGCCTTCGACCAGATCATGATGGACGTGGCGCTGCACAAGCTGCCCGTCACCATGGTGCTCGACCGGGCCGGCATCACCGGTTCGGACGGCGCCAGCCACAACGGCATGTGGGACATGTCGATGCTGGGCATCGTGCCCGGCATGCGGGTGGCCGCACCGCGCGACGCCGCCCGATTGCGCGAGGAACTCGGCGAGGCGCTCGGGGTCGACGACGGCCCCACGGCGCTGCGCTTCCCCAAAGGCGATGTGGGCGAGGACATCCCGGCGATCGAGCGTCGCGGATCGGGGCTCTCGGGTGTCGACGTGCTCGCGGTCCCGGCCGGCGGATGCAATCACGACGTGCTGCTGGTGGGTGTCGGGGCGTTCGCGCTGATGGCGCTGGCGGTGGCCCGGCGGCTGCAGGACCAGGGGATCGGGGTCACGGTCATCGACCCGCGCTGGGTGCTGCCGGTGTCCGAGAGCGTCCTGGAATTGGCGGCGCAGCACAAACTCGTCGTCACCTGCGAGGACAACGGAGTCAACGGCGGCGTGGGCTCGGCGGTATCCGCCGCCCTGCGCCGCGCCGAGATCGACGTTCCGTGCCGCGACGTCGGAGTGCCGCAACGGTTCTACGAGCACGCCTCGCGCGGTGAGCTGCTCTCGGATCTGGCGCTCACCGACCAAGACGTCGCGCGCCGCATCACCGGGTGGGTCGCCGCGCTGGGCAGCGGCGTCACCGAGGCGGAGATCCGCGAGCACCTCGACTAG
- a CDS encoding HRDC domain-containing protein gives MGAPSADGPGSSTPGDTGTDPAPMPLPRPAEGVPPISVSVRDIEAAAQRLDRGHGPFAVDAERASGFRYSNRAYLIQIRRAGSGTVLIDPVSHGADPLEALRPVAEVLGNDEWILHSADQDLPCLAEVGMRPPALYDTELAGRLAGFDRVNLATMVERLLGFGLAKGHGAADWSKRPLPEEWLNYAALDVELLIELRAAISEVLAEQGKTDWAAQEFDYLRDTGSKDPGAAARRDRWRRTSGIHRVRDQRGLAAVRELWLTRDQIAQRRDIAPRRILPDSAIIDAALSNPTTVEELVALPVFGGRNQRRSAATWLAALDEARRTRNPPADSEPPNGPPPPARWSRRKPEAAARLEAARSALSEVSERVHVPTENLVSPDLVRRLCWDWAAAPDPLDAVDAFLRAGQARPWQRELVDPVLARALQAPAAPDDSNAEIDGSARKFEQGSRRRDG, from the coding sequence ATGGGCGCACCGTCGGCCGACGGGCCGGGCAGCAGCACGCCCGGCGACACCGGCACCGACCCCGCGCCCATGCCGCTGCCGCGCCCGGCCGAGGGAGTCCCGCCGATCTCGGTGAGCGTCCGCGACATCGAGGCCGCCGCGCAGCGCCTGGACCGTGGGCACGGGCCCTTCGCCGTGGACGCCGAGCGTGCATCGGGCTTCCGCTACTCCAACCGGGCCTACCTGATTCAGATCCGGCGGGCCGGTTCCGGCACCGTGCTCATCGATCCGGTGAGCCATGGCGCCGACCCGCTCGAGGCGCTGCGGCCGGTGGCCGAGGTGCTGGGCAACGACGAATGGATCTTGCATTCCGCCGACCAGGACCTGCCCTGTCTGGCGGAGGTGGGCATGCGGCCGCCGGCGTTGTATGACACCGAACTCGCCGGACGGCTGGCCGGGTTCGACCGGGTGAACCTGGCGACCATGGTCGAGCGGCTGCTGGGTTTCGGGCTGGCCAAAGGACACGGCGCGGCCGACTGGTCCAAGCGGCCCTTGCCCGAAGAATGGCTCAACTACGCCGCTCTGGACGTCGAGCTGCTCATCGAGCTGCGCGCGGCGATCTCCGAGGTCCTGGCGGAGCAGGGCAAAACCGATTGGGCCGCACAGGAATTCGACTACCTGCGGGACACGGGTTCGAAAGATCCGGGTGCCGCCGCGCGCCGGGACCGGTGGCGGCGCACGTCGGGCATCCATCGGGTTCGCGATCAGCGCGGCCTGGCCGCGGTCCGCGAATTGTGGTTGACGCGCGATCAGATCGCGCAGCGCCGTGACATCGCGCCGCGCCGCATCCTGCCCGATTCGGCGATCATCGACGCCGCCCTGTCCAACCCGACGACCGTCGAGGAACTCGTCGCCTTGCCTGTGTTCGGTGGGCGCAATCAGCGGCGCAGCGCCGCGACGTGGCTGGCGGCGCTGGACGAGGCGCGGCGGACCAGAAACCCGCCCGCGGACAGCGAACCGCCGAACGGGCCGCCGCCGCCGGCGCGGTGGAGCCGGCGCAAACCGGAGGCCGCCGCCCGGCTGGAGGCCGCGCGCTCGGCGCTGTCCGAGGTCTCCGAGCGGGTCCACGTCCCCACCGAGAACCTGGTCTCGCCGGACCTGGTGCGACGGCTGTGCTGGGACTGGGCGGCCGCGCCCGATCCGCTCGACGCCGTCGACGCGTTCCTGCGTGCCGGCCAGGCCCGGCCGTGGCAGCGGGAGTTGGTGGATCCGGTCCTGGCCCGAGCTTTGCAGGCGCCCGCGGCGCCAGACGACAGCAACGCCGAAATCGACGGCAGCGCGCGAAAGTTTGAGCAGGGGTCGCGCCGGCGCGACGGCTAG
- a CDS encoding enoyl-CoA hydratase/isomerase family protein, which translates to MPVSHPSVNYDDFPSLRCELGENGVLTLVLESPGLNSVGPQMHRDLADIWPVIDRDPAVRAVLVRGEGKAFSSGGSFDLIDETINDYDGRLRIMREARDLVHNMVDCDTPVVSAIRGPAVGAGLVVALLADISVAGRTAKLIDGHTKLGVAAGDHAAICWPLLVGMAKAKYYLLTCETLLGEEAERIGLVSTCVDDDDVLSTATRIAETLAQGAQNAIRWTKRSLNHWYRMMGPTFETSVGLEFLSFSGPDVQEGLAAHREKRQARFTR; encoded by the coding sequence GTGCCCGTCAGCCATCCCTCTGTGAATTACGACGACTTCCCCAGCCTGCGCTGCGAGCTCGGCGAGAACGGGGTGCTGACGTTGGTTCTCGAGTCCCCCGGGCTGAATTCGGTCGGCCCGCAGATGCACCGCGACCTGGCCGACATCTGGCCGGTGATCGACCGCGATCCGGCCGTGCGCGCCGTCTTGGTCCGCGGCGAGGGCAAGGCCTTCTCCTCCGGTGGCAGCTTCGACCTGATCGACGAGACCATCAACGACTACGACGGCCGGCTCCGCATCATGCGTGAAGCCCGCGACCTGGTGCACAACATGGTCGACTGCGACACCCCCGTCGTGTCGGCCATCCGCGGGCCGGCGGTGGGCGCGGGCCTGGTGGTGGCCCTGCTCGCCGACATCTCGGTGGCGGGACGGACCGCGAAGCTCATCGACGGGCACACCAAGCTCGGCGTGGCGGCCGGTGACCACGCCGCGATCTGCTGGCCGCTGCTGGTCGGCATGGCCAAGGCCAAGTACTACCTGCTGACCTGCGAGACGCTGCTGGGTGAGGAAGCCGAGCGGATCGGGCTGGTGTCCACCTGCGTCGACGACGACGACGTGCTGTCCACCGCCACGCGCATCGCCGAGACCCTGGCTCAGGGCGCGCAGAACGCGATCCGGTGGACCAAGCGCAGCCTCAACCACTGGTATCGCATGATGGGCCCCACCTTCGAGACCTCGGTGGGCCTGGAATTCCTCAGTTTCAGCGGCCCCGACGTGCAGGAAGGCCTGGCCGCGCACCGCGAGAAACGCCAGGCGCGTTTCACCCGCTGA
- the hemE gene encoding uroporphyrinogen decarboxylase gives MSTRRDLPESPYLAAVSGRKPSRVPVWFMRQAGRSLPEYRALRAQTDMLSACFDSELVSEITLQPVRRHDVDAAILFSDIVVPLLGADIDLDIVAGVGPVIASPVRTAADVAAIKPLERQRVQPVSDAVSLLVSALGDVPLIGFAGAPFTLASYLIEGGPSRHHARTKAMMLAEPDTWHALMEKLTDITVGFLRVQLEAGVDAVQVFDSWAGALSLANYRSYVQPHSARVFAALADYGVPMTHFGVGTAELLGAMSSVGANVVGVDWRTSLADAAARVQPGTALQGNLDPVVVLAGWPVVERAARAVVDDGRRAIDAGAAGHVFNLGHGVLPETDPGVLTDLVSLVHSL, from the coding sequence ATGAGTACTCGCCGCGATCTTCCCGAGTCGCCGTATCTGGCGGCCGTGAGCGGCCGCAAACCCAGCCGGGTGCCGGTGTGGTTCATGCGGCAGGCCGGTCGCTCGCTGCCCGAATACCGGGCGCTGCGAGCCCAGACCGACATGCTGTCGGCCTGCTTCGACTCCGAGTTGGTCAGCGAGATCACCCTGCAGCCGGTGCGCCGCCACGACGTCGACGCCGCGATCCTGTTCTCCGACATCGTGGTGCCGTTGCTCGGCGCCGACATCGACCTGGACATCGTCGCGGGCGTCGGCCCGGTCATCGCGTCGCCGGTGCGCACCGCCGCCGACGTGGCGGCGATCAAACCCCTTGAGCGGCAACGGGTTCAACCGGTATCCGACGCGGTGTCGCTGCTGGTGTCCGCGCTCGGCGATGTTCCGCTGATCGGCTTTGCGGGCGCCCCGTTCACCTTGGCGTCCTATCTGATCGAGGGCGGCCCCAGCCGCCACCACGCGCGCACCAAGGCGATGATGCTGGCCGAGCCGGACACCTGGCACGCGCTGATGGAGAAGCTGACCGACATCACCGTGGGCTTCCTGCGGGTGCAGCTGGAGGCCGGGGTGGACGCCGTTCAGGTGTTCGACTCGTGGGCCGGGGCGCTGTCCCTGGCGAATTACCGCAGCTACGTGCAGCCGCACAGCGCCCGGGTTTTCGCCGCGCTTGCCGACTACGGCGTGCCGATGACCCACTTCGGGGTCGGCACCGCCGAACTGCTGGGCGCGATGTCGTCGGTCGGCGCGAACGTGGTGGGCGTCGATTGGCGAACCTCCCTGGCCGATGCGGCCGCCCGCGTGCAACCCGGCACGGCATTGCAGGGCAACCTCGATCCGGTGGTGGTGCTGGCGGGCTGGCCGGTGGTGGAACGCGCGGCGCGCGCCGTCGTGGACGACGGCCGGCGCGCGATCGACGCCGGGGCCGCCGGTCACGTCTTCAACCTCGGCCACGGCGTGCTGCCCGAGACCGACCCCGGTGTGCTGACCGACCTGGTGTCGCTGGTCCACTCCCTATGA
- a CDS encoding protoporphyrinogen oxidase translates to MSSPSYCVVGGGISGLTAAYRLRMAAGDDAAITLFEPGDRLGGVLRTELVGGVPMDLGAEAFVLRRPEMPALLAELNLSQCQRVSTGARPLIYSGRQLRALPAGTVLGIPSTAASVAGLVDEATLARIEAEPTRPLVWRAGGDPSVADLVGERFGDQVVTRSVDPLLSGVYAGSAATIGLRAAAPTVAAALDRGAPSLTDAVGQALPPATGAPVFGALEGGYQVLIDELVARGRPRWVPAAVSRLKPAGAGWTVFDDTGARWAANAVILAVPAGESGRLLAEIAPRSGAAAVRIASASSVVLALAVPGDTAFPECSGVLVATGERLRAKAITLSSRKWGGRGDAQLLRLSFGRFGDRVAADTSDDELLTWALGDLATVFGLTVEPVDVRIQRWIDAMPQYGPGHADVVAEVRAGLPPTLAVAGSYLDGIGVPACVGAAGRAVERVIRAIGGLDAQVAR, encoded by the coding sequence ATGAGTTCCCCTTCGTATTGTGTTGTAGGGGGCGGCATTTCGGGGCTGACGGCGGCCTACCGGCTGCGCATGGCCGCCGGCGACGACGCGGCGATCACGCTGTTCGAACCGGGGGACAGACTCGGCGGCGTGCTGCGCACCGAGCTGGTCGGCGGGGTGCCGATGGACTTGGGTGCCGAGGCTTTCGTGCTGCGTCGCCCCGAGATGCCTGCGCTGCTGGCTGAGCTGAATCTGTCGCAGTGCCAGCGGGTTTCGACCGGCGCCCGCCCGCTGATCTACAGCGGGCGGCAGTTGCGGGCACTGCCGGCGGGCACCGTTCTCGGGATCCCGTCGACGGCGGCGTCGGTGGCCGGACTGGTCGACGAGGCCACGCTCGCCCGCATCGAGGCCGAACCCACCCGCCCGCTGGTGTGGCGGGCGGGCGGCGATCCGTCGGTGGCCGATCTGGTGGGCGAGCGGTTCGGCGACCAGGTGGTGACCCGGTCGGTGGATCCGCTGCTGAGCGGGGTCTATGCGGGTTCGGCGGCCACCATTGGCCTGCGCGCGGCCGCCCCGACGGTCGCGGCGGCGCTGGACCGCGGCGCCCCCAGCCTGACCGACGCGGTGGGGCAGGCCTTGCCGCCGGCCACCGGCGCGCCGGTGTTCGGGGCGCTCGAGGGTGGCTACCAGGTGCTGATCGACGAGCTGGTCGCGCGCGGCCGCCCGCGCTGGGTGCCCGCGGCGGTGTCGCGGCTCAAGCCCGCCGGCGCGGGCTGGACGGTGTTCGACGACACCGGCGCTCGCTGGGCCGCCAACGCGGTGATCCTGGCCGTCCCGGCCGGCGAGAGTGGCCGTCTGCTTGCCGAGATCGCCCCCCGCAGCGGCGCCGCCGCCGTGCGCATCGCCAGCGCATCGTCGGTGGTGCTGGCGCTCGCCGTGCCGGGCGATACCGCGTTTCCGGAGTGTTCGGGCGTGCTGGTGGCCACCGGCGAGCGGCTGCGGGCGAAGGCCATCACGCTGTCCTCGCGCAAGTGGGGTGGCCGGGGTGACGCGCAGCTGCTGCGGCTGTCGTTCGGGCGGTTCGGCGACCGCGTGGCGGCCGACACGTCCGACGACGAGCTGCTGACCTGGGCGTTGGGTGACCTGGCGACCGTGTTCGGGTTGACCGTCGAACCCGTCGACGTCCGCATTCAGCGCTGGATCGACGCGATGCCGCAGTACGGGCCCGGCCATGCCGATGTGGTCGCCGAGGTGCGGGCGGGCCTGCCGCCGACGCTCGCGGTGGCCGGCAGCTACCTCGACGGCATCGGCGTGCCGGCCTGCGTCGGCGCGGCCGGGCGCGCGGTCGAGCGTGTGATCAGGGCCATCGGAGGCTTGGACGCGCAAGTGGCACGATAG
- the hemQ gene encoding hydrogen peroxide-dependent heme synthase, whose translation MAKLDYDSLNSTIRYLMFSVFSVEPGELGDQRDDVIDEASTFFKQQEERGVVVRGLYDVAGLRADADFMIWTHAERVEALQATYADFRRTTALGRASSPVWSSVALHRPAEFNKSHIPAFLAGEEPGAYICVYPFVRSYEWYLLPDEERRRMLAEHGMAAREYKDVRANTVPAFALGDYEWLLAFEAPELHRIVDLMRELRATDARRHTREETPFFTGPRVPVEQLVNALP comes from the coding sequence ATGGCCAAGCTCGACTACGACTCGCTCAACTCCACGATCCGCTACCTGATGTTCTCGGTGTTCTCCGTGGAGCCGGGTGAGCTCGGCGACCAGCGCGACGACGTCATCGACGAGGCGTCGACGTTTTTCAAGCAGCAGGAGGAGCGCGGCGTCGTGGTGCGCGGCCTCTACGACGTCGCGGGTCTGCGGGCCGACGCCGACTTCATGATCTGGACGCACGCCGAACGCGTCGAGGCGCTGCAGGCCACCTACGCCGATTTCCGGCGCACCACCGCGCTGGGGCGGGCCAGCTCGCCGGTGTGGAGCAGCGTCGCGTTGCATCGCCCGGCCGAGTTCAACAAGAGCCACATCCCGGCGTTCCTGGCCGGCGAGGAACCCGGCGCCTACATCTGCGTGTACCCCTTTGTGCGGTCCTATGAGTGGTATCTGTTGCCCGACGAGGAACGCCGCCGCATGCTCGCCGAGCACGGCATGGCCGCGCGCGAATACAAGGATGTCCGGGCCAACACGGTCCCGGCGTTCGCGCTCGGCGACTACGAATGGCTGCTCGCCTTCGAGGCTCCCGAGCTGCACCGCATCGTCGACCTGATGCGCGAGCTGCGCGCCACTGACGCCCGCCGGCACACCCGCGAGGAGACGCCGTTCTTTACCGGCCCCCGGGTGCCCGTCGAGCAGCTGGTGAACGCCCTGCCATGA
- a CDS encoding class I SAM-dependent methyltransferase, with translation MTTAPFDPTDPTRFEEMYRDQRTSHGLPTATPWDIGGPQPVVQQLVAVGAIRGEVLDPGTGPGHHAIYYASKGYSATGIDGSAGAIERARENAQKAGVSVNFELADATKLDGFDGRFDTVVDCAFYHTFSTEPELRSSYVRALHRATRPGARLYMFEFGEHNVNGFKMLRSLSENDFRDVLPDGGWEITYLGTTTYQVNVSVESIEMMAKRNPDMADQAEKLLERFRVIEPWLEGDRAHAPFWEVHATRVD, from the coding sequence ATGACAACCGCGCCGTTTGACCCGACCGATCCCACCCGCTTCGAGGAGATGTACCGCGACCAGCGGACCTCGCATGGCCTGCCGACCGCCACCCCGTGGGATATCGGCGGCCCGCAGCCGGTGGTCCAGCAGCTCGTCGCGGTGGGCGCCATCAGGGGCGAGGTGCTCGACCCGGGCACCGGCCCGGGCCATCACGCCATCTACTACGCGTCCAAGGGCTATTCGGCGACGGGCATCGACGGCTCTGCGGGCGCCATCGAACGCGCCCGGGAGAACGCCCAAAAGGCCGGTGTGTCGGTGAATTTCGAGCTGGCCGATGCGACGAAGCTGGACGGGTTCGACGGCCGGTTCGACACGGTGGTCGACTGCGCCTTCTATCACACCTTCAGCACCGAACCCGAGTTGCGCAGCTCCTACGTGCGCGCGCTGCACCGTGCCACCCGGCCGGGCGCGCGGCTGTACATGTTCGAGTTCGGCGAACACAACGTCAACGGCTTCAAGATGCTGCGGTCGTTGTCCGAGAACGACTTTCGCGACGTGCTTCCGGACGGCGGCTGGGAGATCACCTATCTGGGCACGACCACCTATCAGGTCAACGTCAGCGTCGAGTCCATCGAGATGATGGCCAAGCGCAATCCGGACATGGCCGATCAGGCGGAGAAGTTGCTGGAGCGCTTCCGGGTGATCGAGCCGTGGCTCGAGGGCGATCGGGCGCACGCCCCCTTCTGGGAAGTGCACGCCACCCGGGTGGACTGA